From Leptolyngbya sp. CCY15150, a single genomic window includes:
- a CDS encoding DUF4079 domain-containing protein, translating into MSESLSQLLEPIAAWFRSLGTPEPIVHWGHPLMMGIVVIAMGSAVGLSGWRGRSLEDGEEKVKSLDGHAKVAPLMTLFIILGYTGGILSLVMQQQPILESPHFWTGSVVILLLVTNGAIAATGFGKNKPGLRSAHAYLGSAALCLMVLHAALGLKLGLSI; encoded by the coding sequence ATGTCAGAGAGTTTGAGTCAACTACTAGAGCCGATCGCGGCTTGGTTTCGCAGCTTGGGTACCCCAGAGCCGATTGTGCATTGGGGACACCCTTTGATGATGGGCATTGTGGTGATTGCCATGGGTAGCGCTGTGGGTCTCTCCGGCTGGCGAGGGCGATCGCTGGAGGATGGGGAAGAAAAAGTCAAAAGCTTAGATGGCCATGCCAAAGTTGCCCCCTTGATGACGCTGTTTATCATCCTGGGCTACACCGGCGGCATCTTATCCCTCGTGATGCAGCAGCAGCCGATTCTCGAAAGCCCTCACTTTTGGACAGGATCCGTGGTGATTTTGCTCTTGGTGACCAATGGTGCGATCGCTGCCACGGGCTTTGGGAAGAATAAACCTGGGCTGCGATCGGCCCATGCCTATTTAGGCAGTGCTGCACTCTGTCTCATGGTTCTGCACGCCGCGCTGGGGCTCAAGCTAGGGCTATCCATCTAG